In a genomic window of Leifsonia xyli subsp. cynodontis DSM 46306:
- a CDS encoding D-alanyl-D-alanine carboxypeptidase family protein → MSPQVPVDPSRRSTRRQIYRRRRIAVFGGGGALLSVLLYLFGSLIAPVPATAAVVEPQQALTEPAAQLVWPGYGSAAIAAPGYPGATASDGSDASLPIASITKTITALVVLEKRPLGGSEQGPEISFTQKDVDIWNQVVGEGGSWAPVKAGTSMTEKEALTAMLLPSANNYAISLANWAFGSTGAYVSAANDWLGKEGFSGTKITSPDGLDPGNVSTTKDLIGIGKLVLDSPALSSIVSQKTATLPGAGDQDNTNSLLGIEGVDGIKTGSTDEAGFCLLFSAEVPVGMVTVRVLGAVLGADSRDTLWAGVEGLLRSMRDGFHEVEAVRAGQVFGSYDTPWGAGSDLVATSGKTFVVWSDTLVRVHLETRPLRSGSRGDLLGRVTFTFSGKSETVELALARDVPGPGFGWRIAHPGGFGA, encoded by the coding sequence ATGTCTCCGCAAGTCCCCGTCGATCCATCGCGCCGCTCGACCCGCCGGCAGATCTACCGTCGCCGGCGGATCGCTGTGTTCGGCGGCGGGGGCGCTCTGCTGTCTGTGCTCCTGTACCTGTTCGGCTCCCTGATCGCCCCGGTGCCGGCGACGGCCGCGGTGGTCGAGCCCCAGCAGGCGCTCACGGAGCCCGCGGCGCAGCTGGTGTGGCCGGGGTACGGGTCGGCGGCGATCGCCGCGCCGGGCTATCCCGGGGCGACCGCATCCGACGGCAGCGACGCGAGCCTGCCGATCGCGAGCATCACCAAGACGATCACGGCGCTGGTCGTGCTCGAGAAGAGGCCGCTCGGCGGCAGCGAGCAGGGGCCGGAGATCTCCTTCACGCAGAAGGACGTCGACATCTGGAACCAGGTCGTCGGTGAGGGCGGCTCCTGGGCGCCGGTCAAGGCGGGGACCTCGATGACGGAGAAAGAGGCCCTCACCGCGATGCTTCTGCCGTCGGCCAACAACTATGCGATCTCGCTCGCGAACTGGGCTTTCGGTTCGACCGGGGCGTATGTCTCGGCGGCCAACGACTGGCTCGGAAAGGAGGGCTTCTCCGGCACGAAGATCACCAGCCCAGACGGGCTGGACCCGGGCAACGTCAGCACCACGAAAGATCTCATCGGCATCGGGAAGCTCGTCCTCGACTCGCCCGCGCTGTCCTCGATCGTCTCGCAGAAGACGGCGACGCTGCCGGGCGCCGGCGACCAGGACAACACGAATTCGCTGCTTGGCATCGAGGGCGTCGACGGTATCAAGACCGGCAGTACGGACGAGGCGGGGTTCTGCCTGCTGTTCTCGGCGGAGGTGCCGGTCGGCATGGTCACGGTACGTGTGCTCGGCGCGGTGCTCGGCGCGGACAGCCGCGACACCCTGTGGGCGGGCGTCGAGGGACTGCTGCGGAGCATGCGGGACGGTTTTCACGAGGTGGAGGCGGTGAGGGCCGGACAGGTGTTCGGTTCGTACGACACGCCGTGGGGGGCGGGCTCCGATTTGGTCGCGACATCCGGGAAGACATTCGTCGTCTGGTCGGACACGCTAGTCCGGGTCCACCTGGAGACGCGGCCGCTGCGGTCCGGCTCCCGGGGCGACCTCCTCGGCCGGGTGACTTTCACGTTCAGCGGCAAGAGCGAGACCGTCGAGCTCGCGCTGGCGAGGGATGTGCCCGGTCCCGGCTTCGGCTGGCGGATCGCCCATCCCGGCGGGTTCGGCGCATGA
- the treS gene encoding maltose alpha-D-glucosyltransferase: MSFTAPITLPGLTLDPQWYRRSVFYEVMVRSFVDSNGDGSGDLAGLTSKLDYLKWLGIDALWLPPFFQSPLRDGGYDVSDFRAILPEFGTIDEFRDLVTKAHERNMRIIIDLPMNHTSDQHEWFQQSRSDPEGPFGDFYVWNETDDKYPDIRIIFVDTEDSNWAFDEARRQYYFHRFFSHQPDLNFENPAVHDAMFDIVRFWLDLGVDGFRLDAIPYLYESDEGNGEGEPPTHEFIKRLREMVDREYPGRMMVAEANQWPREVAAFFGTEEEPECHMAFDFPVMPRIFYALRSQQASELIHVLSETTDVPDGSAWGVFLRNHDELTLEMVSEEYRQAMYGWYAYDPRMRANIGIRRRLAPLLDNSRAELELAHALLFSLAGSPFLYYGDEIGMGDNIWLPDRDSSRTPMQWTPDRNAGFSSADPGKLFLPVVQSLVYHYNQVNVEAQLAQSRSLLHWIRNVIHVRKAHPVFGLGEMRVLPTNHESVLAFVRTYEGSGSHFGDQPEDVLCVFSFAHNPVSVTLEAPEFAGRTLYDLFGGAEFPTVAEDGRFTLTLGTQSFYWLHIEPRRE, from the coding sequence GTGAGTTTCACCGCACCCATCACGCTCCCCGGGCTCACCCTCGACCCGCAGTGGTATCGCCGATCCGTCTTCTACGAGGTGATGGTCCGCTCCTTCGTCGACAGCAACGGCGACGGCTCCGGGGATCTCGCGGGCCTGACCTCCAAACTCGACTACCTGAAATGGCTCGGCATCGACGCGCTCTGGCTGCCGCCGTTCTTCCAGTCCCCCCTGCGCGACGGCGGCTACGACGTGAGCGACTTCCGCGCGATCCTGCCCGAGTTCGGCACCATCGACGAGTTCCGCGATCTGGTCACCAAGGCGCACGAGCGCAACATGCGGATCATCATCGACCTGCCGATGAACCACACCTCCGACCAGCACGAGTGGTTCCAGCAGTCGCGCTCCGACCCGGAGGGGCCCTTCGGCGATTTCTATGTCTGGAACGAGACCGACGACAAGTACCCGGACATCCGCATCATCTTCGTGGACACCGAGGACTCCAACTGGGCCTTCGACGAGGCCCGTCGCCAGTACTACTTCCACCGGTTCTTCTCGCACCAGCCGGACCTCAACTTCGAGAACCCCGCCGTACACGACGCGATGTTCGACATCGTCCGGTTCTGGCTCGACCTCGGCGTCGACGGCTTCCGGCTCGACGCCATCCCCTACCTCTACGAGTCGGACGAGGGCAACGGCGAGGGCGAGCCGCCCACTCACGAGTTCATCAAGAGGCTCCGCGAGATGGTCGATCGAGAGTACCCGGGCCGGATGATGGTCGCCGAGGCCAACCAGTGGCCGCGGGAGGTCGCCGCCTTCTTCGGCACGGAGGAGGAGCCGGAGTGTCACATGGCCTTCGACTTCCCGGTCATGCCGCGCATCTTCTACGCGCTCCGCTCGCAGCAGGCCTCCGAGCTCATCCACGTCCTCTCCGAGACCACGGATGTGCCCGACGGGTCCGCCTGGGGCGTGTTCCTGCGCAACCACGACGAGCTGACGCTGGAAATGGTGAGCGAGGAGTACCGCCAGGCCATGTACGGCTGGTACGCCTACGACCCGCGCATGCGCGCCAACATCGGCATCCGCCGGAGGCTCGCGCCGCTCCTGGACAACTCGCGCGCCGAGCTCGAACTCGCCCACGCCCTCCTCTTCTCCCTCGCCGGCAGCCCGTTCCTTTACTACGGCGACGAGATCGGGATGGGCGACAACATCTGGCTGCCCGATCGCGACAGCTCGCGCACGCCGATGCAGTGGACCCCCGACCGCAACGCCGGTTTCTCCAGCGCCGACCCGGGCAAGCTCTTCCTCCCGGTCGTCCAGTCGCTCGTCTATCACTACAACCAGGTGAATGTGGAGGCGCAGCTCGCGCAGTCGCGCTCGCTGCTGCACTGGATACGCAATGTCATCCATGTGCGGAAAGCGCACCCCGTCTTCGGCCTGGGCGAGATGCGTGTGCTGCCGACCAACCACGAGTCGGTGCTGGCCTTCGTGCGGACGTACGAGGGCAGCGGCAGCCACTTCGGCGACCAGCCGGAGGATGTGCTGTGCGTGTTCTCGTTCGCGCACAATCCGGTCTCCGTGACCCTCGAGGCGCCGGAGTTCGCCGGGCGGACATTGTACGACCTGTTCGGCGGCGCGGAGTTCCCGACCGTCGCCGAAGACGGCCGCTTCACCCTCACCCTCGGAACCCAGAGCTTCTACTGGCTGCACATCGAGCCGCGCCGCGAGTGA
- a CDS encoding glycosyltransferase family 4 protein: MRILFDCRYTRIGRHDGISRFTAGLVTALAKRHPVTMLISDHRQLEMLPALPWELIGSPTGLGEPWVARRVNKLKPDVVFSPMQTMGGFGRRYRLVLTVHDLIYYRHPAPPRDLPGFVRVLWRLYHLSWWPQRLLLNRADAVVTVSETTRELVAEHRLTKRPVSVVTNAAEMPTIPGRRALRTAPETKRLVYMGSFMPYKNVDTLVRAAALLPDHELHLMSKVTDAEVSRLSALAPGARLVFHDGASDEEYAETLASATALVTASRDEGFGIPLVESMTLGTPVVVSDIPIFREIGGTAALYFSPDSPEELAERVRRFEEPGVWASRSAAARQDAARFTWEASAERLLTVLTATAARARR, translated from the coding sequence GTGAGAATCCTCTTCGATTGCCGCTACACGCGCATCGGCCGGCACGATGGCATCAGCCGGTTCACGGCGGGGCTCGTGACCGCTCTCGCGAAGCGGCACCCCGTCACGATGCTCATCAGCGATCACCGCCAGCTGGAGATGCTGCCCGCACTGCCGTGGGAGCTCATCGGCTCGCCGACCGGTCTGGGCGAGCCGTGGGTGGCACGCCGGGTCAACAAGCTGAAGCCCGATGTGGTGTTCTCACCGATGCAGACGATGGGCGGATTCGGGCGGCGATACCGGCTGGTGCTGACCGTTCACGATCTGATCTACTATCGGCACCCCGCACCACCGCGCGATCTGCCCGGATTCGTCCGGGTGCTGTGGCGTCTCTACCATCTGTCGTGGTGGCCGCAGCGCCTGCTGCTGAACCGGGCGGACGCGGTGGTCACGGTGTCGGAGACCACCAGGGAGCTGGTGGCTGAGCACCGGCTGACGAAGCGACCGGTCTCCGTCGTCACCAATGCGGCCGAGATGCCCACGATCCCCGGAAGGCGAGCCCTCCGCACGGCGCCGGAGACGAAGCGGCTCGTCTACATGGGGTCCTTCATGCCCTACAAGAACGTCGACACGCTCGTCCGTGCGGCCGCGCTGCTGCCCGACCACGAACTCCACCTCATGAGCAAGGTCACCGACGCGGAGGTCTCGCGGCTGAGCGCCCTCGCGCCGGGCGCGCGGCTGGTCTTCCACGACGGGGCGAGCGATGAGGAGTACGCGGAGACGCTGGCGAGCGCGACCGCGCTGGTGACGGCTTCTCGCGACGAGGGCTTCGGCATCCCGCTGGTGGAGTCGATGACGCTCGGGACGCCGGTCGTCGTCAGCGACATCCCGATCTTCCGCGAGATCGGCGGGACGGCGGCCCTGTACTTCTCTCCGGACTCGCCCGAGGAGCTGGCCGAACGCGTGCGGCGCTTCGAGGAGCCCGGCGTGTGGGCATCGCGCTCGGCGGCGGCGCGGCAGGACGCGGCGCGGTTCACTTGGGAGGCGTCGGCCGAGCGTCTGCTGACCGTGCTGACCGCGACGGCCGCCCGCGCGAGACGGTAG
- a CDS encoding DUF4190 domain-containing protein: MSDPLNPQAQPPQNQAVQNQAQPPLYGYAPPAPGYSPLAIIAFVLAFFTSAIGVILGFVALSQIKRTGEQGRGLAIAAIVIGLAEFALVVLFIAIVAAGIAAASYHIR; the protein is encoded by the coding sequence ATGAGCGATCCGCTGAACCCTCAGGCCCAGCCGCCGCAGAACCAGGCAGTGCAGAACCAGGCTCAGCCGCCGCTGTACGGCTACGCGCCCCCGGCTCCTGGCTACAGCCCCCTCGCGATCATCGCCTTCGTGCTCGCCTTCTTCACGAGCGCCATCGGCGTCATTCTCGGGTTCGTGGCGCTCTCGCAGATCAAGCGCACCGGTGAGCAGGGCCGCGGACTGGCGATCGCCGCGATCGTCATCGGCCTGGCCGAGTTCGCGCTCGTCGTGCTGTTCATCGCCATCGTCGCGGCCGGGATCGCTGCGGCGAGCTATCACATCCGCTGA
- a CDS encoding SGNH/GDSL hydrolase family protein: MVEAQHPWSRYVALGDSFTEGIGDPEPGSPGGHRGWADRVAEVLSSQTDDFAYANLAVRGKLIKQILADQVEPALALCPDLVTLSAGGNDVIRPGTDPDQIAALFEEAVSRLSADGATIVVFTGVDVGFSPVFRGIRGKVAIYNENIRAIAAKHDCIVADQWSLTEIQDQRMWAADRIHLAPLGHHTVARMVLAALNVPNGLQPLEPEPLPPRTWRQARSEDLSWAREYLVPWVIRRIRHQSSGDHTLPKRPDAGPYQLDR; the protein is encoded by the coding sequence ATGGTCGAAGCTCAGCACCCCTGGTCCCGCTACGTCGCGCTCGGCGATTCCTTCACGGAGGGCATCGGCGATCCGGAGCCGGGCAGCCCGGGCGGCCACCGCGGCTGGGCCGATCGGGTCGCCGAGGTGCTGAGCAGCCAGACCGACGACTTCGCCTACGCGAACCTGGCCGTCCGCGGCAAGCTCATCAAGCAGATCCTGGCCGACCAGGTCGAACCCGCGCTGGCCCTCTGCCCGGATCTCGTCACCCTCTCCGCAGGCGGCAACGATGTGATCCGCCCCGGCACCGATCCCGACCAGATCGCCGCGCTGTTCGAGGAGGCCGTCTCCCGGCTCAGCGCAGACGGCGCCACGATCGTCGTGTTCACCGGCGTGGACGTCGGATTCTCGCCGGTGTTCCGCGGCATCCGGGGCAAAGTCGCCATCTACAACGAGAACATCCGCGCCATCGCCGCGAAGCACGACTGCATCGTCGCGGATCAGTGGTCGCTGACCGAGATCCAGGATCAGCGGATGTGGGCCGCCGACCGCATCCACCTCGCCCCGCTCGGTCACCACACCGTCGCCCGAATGGTGCTGGCGGCCCTCAACGTGCCGAACGGGCTGCAACCGCTCGAGCCCGAGCCCCTTCCCCCGCGTACCTGGCGGCAGGCGCGCTCCGAGGACCTCTCGTGGGCGCGCGAGTACCTCGTGCCGTGGGTCATCCGCCGCATCCGGCACCAGTCCTCCGGCGACCATACGCTCCCGAAGCGGCCCGACGCCGGACCTTACCAGCTCGATCGCTAG
- a CDS encoding histidine phosphatase family protein, giving the protein MSGTVRPIGTSPSTAGASDIPLNETGRGQADATGRALAGGRFHALYASPLSRAYETGRIIAGHLGLGDPLPLPAVVERDYGEAEGLTGEQILERWPEDAPVPGRETREEVVARTLPALLQLGERHPGESILVVSHGGVIGSLAHHLTDHAVPGPGEFIANGSVHRFVYEDGTLTLDRFNLGLEDRDLFTASAM; this is encoded by the coding sequence TTGTCCGGCACGGTCAGACCGATTGGAACCTCGCCAAGCACAGCGGGCGCGAGCGACATCCCGCTCAACGAGACCGGCCGCGGCCAGGCCGATGCAACGGGCCGCGCCCTCGCCGGCGGCCGCTTCCACGCCCTGTACGCGAGCCCGCTCAGCCGCGCCTACGAGACCGGGCGGATCATCGCCGGGCATCTCGGCCTCGGCGACCCGCTGCCGCTCCCGGCGGTCGTCGAACGCGACTACGGCGAGGCCGAGGGTCTCACCGGCGAGCAGATTCTTGAGCGCTGGCCGGAGGACGCGCCGGTGCCGGGCCGGGAAACCCGCGAGGAGGTCGTGGCGCGAACGCTGCCGGCGCTGCTCCAGCTCGGCGAACGGCACCCGGGCGAGAGCATCCTGGTGGTCAGCCACGGCGGCGTCATCGGCTCGCTGGCCCACCACCTCACCGACCATGCCGTCCCCGGCCCGGGCGAGTTCATCGCGAACGGTTCGGTGCATCGTTTCGTGTACGAGGACGGGACGCTGACCCTGGATCGCTTCAACCTCGGCCTGGAAGACCGCGATCTGTTCACAGCGTCGGCGATGTGA
- a CDS encoding alpha/beta fold hydrolase, with translation MTSSTTDAASPYAAALAALPVRREEVPLLGGLTRYWDYGDPDARTTLVLFHGFRGDHHGLEPIVAQLHGVRLLSPDLPGFGESTPLTEAAHDIAGYGRWLRAFLAELDLDGRVVLLGHSFGSIIVSGTLAEPGGWRPDAVVLVNPIGQPALRGPRGILTRLAIVYYGLAAALPERLGFALLRNRIIVRAMSVAMTKTKDKALRRWVHRQHDRYFSAFGDRRVMLEAFTASVSHDVSEYAARISERTLLVAAVDDDITPIEAERRLRTLFPDARLVEIADVGHLIHYEKPVEAARAIGAFLAEWSGPAEGKSLP, from the coding sequence ATGACCTCTTCGACCACAGACGCAGCTTCACCCTACGCCGCAGCGCTCGCTGCGCTGCCCGTCCGCCGCGAAGAGGTTCCGCTGCTCGGCGGGCTCACGCGGTACTGGGACTACGGGGACCCGGACGCCCGCACCACCCTGGTGCTCTTCCACGGCTTCCGCGGCGATCATCACGGCCTGGAGCCCATCGTCGCCCAGTTGCACGGAGTGCGCCTCCTCTCGCCGGACCTGCCCGGCTTCGGGGAATCGACTCCGCTCACGGAGGCGGCCCACGACATCGCGGGATACGGCCGCTGGCTGCGCGCGTTCCTCGCAGAGCTCGACCTGGACGGGCGCGTCGTGCTGCTCGGGCACTCGTTCGGCTCGATCATCGTCTCCGGGACGTTGGCGGAGCCCGGAGGCTGGCGACCGGACGCGGTGGTGCTGGTCAACCCGATCGGCCAGCCGGCCCTGCGCGGTCCGCGCGGCATCCTGACGCGGCTCGCGATCGTCTACTACGGGCTCGCGGCGGCGCTGCCCGAGCGGCTCGGTTTCGCGCTGCTGCGGAACCGGATCATCGTGCGGGCGATGAGCGTCGCCATGACGAAGACCAAGGACAAAGCGCTGCGGCGCTGGGTCCACAGGCAGCACGACCGCTACTTCTCGGCCTTCGGCGACCGGCGTGTGATGCTGGAAGCGTTCACCGCATCGGTCTCGCACGATGTGAGCGAGTACGCGGCGCGCATTTCGGAGCGGACGCTGCTCGTGGCGGCGGTCGACGACGACATCACGCCCATCGAAGCCGAGCGGCGGCTGCGGACGCTGTTCCCGGATGCCCGGCTGGTGGAGATCGCGGACGTGGGTCACCTCATCCACTACGAGAAGCCGGTCGAGGCGGCGAGGGCGATCGGGGCCTTCCTCGCCGAATGGAGCGGCCCGGCCGAGGGGAAGAGCCTCCCGTGA
- a CDS encoding ABC transporter ATP-binding protein has protein sequence MADSVLRLHDVSVTREGAVVLDGVEWTVEPDERWVVLGRNGAGKTTLLQIAGAVLQPSAGTAEVLGERLGGSDLAELRPLLGFASSALARRIPRDEKVVDVVMTAAYAVTGRWNEQYEDIDERRARRVLGEWNLEQLADRAFGSLSDGEQKRVQIARAVMTDPEMLLLDEPAASLDLGGREELLQLLGGYASDPASPAIVMVTHHVEEIPLGFNRALLLTDGRIAAQGPLEEVITSESLSAAFDVDIELTEADGRYAARARPVSAD, from the coding sequence ATGGCCGACAGCGTTCTCCGACTCCATGATGTGTCCGTGACCAGGGAGGGCGCTGTCGTCCTCGACGGAGTCGAGTGGACGGTCGAGCCGGACGAGCGCTGGGTGGTCCTCGGCCGCAACGGCGCCGGCAAGACCACGCTCCTTCAGATCGCCGGCGCCGTCCTGCAGCCCTCCGCGGGCACCGCCGAGGTGCTGGGCGAGCGACTCGGGGGCAGCGATCTCGCTGAGTTGCGCCCGCTGCTCGGGTTCGCCTCCAGTGCCCTGGCCCGTCGCATCCCACGGGACGAGAAGGTGGTGGATGTGGTGATGACCGCCGCCTATGCGGTCACCGGCCGCTGGAACGAGCAGTATGAGGACATCGATGAACGCCGCGCCCGCCGCGTGCTCGGCGAGTGGAATCTGGAGCAGCTGGCGGACCGTGCTTTCGGCAGCCTGAGCGACGGCGAGCAGAAGCGCGTGCAGATCGCGCGCGCAGTGATGACCGATCCCGAGATGCTCCTGCTCGACGAGCCCGCCGCGAGCCTCGACCTCGGTGGCCGCGAAGAGCTGCTTCAGCTGCTCGGCGGCTACGCCAGCGATCCCGCATCGCCCGCGATCGTGATGGTCACCCACCACGTCGAGGAGATCCCGCTCGGCTTCAACCGTGCGCTGCTGCTCACAGACGGCAGGATCGCCGCGCAGGGCCCGCTGGAGGAGGTCATCACGAGCGAGTCGCTGAGCGCGGCGTTCGATGTCGACATCGAGCTGACCGAGGCCGATGGCCGTTACGCGGCTCGGGCGCGTCCGGTCTCCGCGGACTGA
- a CDS encoding Sir2 family NAD-dependent protein deacetylase produces the protein MSTEPSGSTLSAELSPEFARGLDQTVEVLSDRRFAVLTGAGVSTDSGIPDYRGEGAPKRAPITFQQFLADDRHRKRYWVGSHLRYRRFSAARPNDGHRALAALEDGGAATGVVTQNVDGLHKQAGSRRVVDLHGSVDRVLCLVCGQLFAREAVTAGIDAANPWLDAEGAVEFAPDGNAIVTDIDAFVVPDCTVCGGRLKPDVVFFGEFIPAEKYREASALVRSADALVIAGSSLAVNSGIRLLEEARRRRLPIVIVNRGQTKGDARATVKLNAGTTETLTQLFRRLV, from the coding sequence GTGAGCACGGAGCCATCGGGCAGCACGCTGTCGGCCGAACTCTCACCCGAGTTCGCGCGCGGCCTCGACCAGACGGTCGAGGTGCTGAGCGACCGCCGGTTCGCCGTGCTGACCGGCGCCGGTGTCTCGACCGACTCCGGCATCCCGGACTATCGCGGCGAGGGAGCGCCGAAGCGCGCGCCGATAACGTTCCAGCAGTTCCTCGCCGACGATCGCCATCGCAAGCGCTACTGGGTCGGAAGCCACCTCCGCTACCGCCGTTTCTCCGCCGCTCGCCCCAACGACGGACACCGCGCCCTGGCGGCGCTCGAGGACGGCGGCGCGGCCACCGGCGTCGTGACGCAGAATGTGGACGGACTGCACAAGCAGGCGGGCAGCCGGCGCGTGGTCGATCTGCACGGCTCGGTGGACCGGGTCCTCTGCCTCGTCTGCGGCCAGCTGTTCGCGCGCGAGGCGGTCACCGCGGGCATCGACGCGGCGAACCCGTGGCTGGACGCCGAAGGCGCGGTCGAGTTCGCACCCGATGGCAACGCGATCGTGACGGACATCGACGCGTTCGTCGTCCCGGACTGCACGGTCTGCGGCGGGCGACTGAAACCCGATGTGGTCTTCTTCGGCGAGTTCATCCCCGCCGAGAAGTACCGGGAGGCGAGCGCCCTCGTCCGCTCGGCCGACGCTCTCGTCATCGCGGGCTCGTCGCTGGCGGTGAACTCCGGCATCCGGCTCCTGGAGGAGGCGCGGCGCAGACGGCTCCCGATCGTCATCGTCAACCGCGGCCAGACGAAGGGAGACGCGCGCGCGACCGTCAAGCTGAACGCGGGGACCACGGAGACGCTGACCCAGCTCTTCCGCCGGCTGGTGTAG
- a CDS encoding 3'-5' exonuclease, with the protein MSWDHELGVFDLETTGVDVETARVVTAHIGLLDEHGEIVHGRYWLLDPGVEIPAEASAVHGISTELAREKGMDAAGGIAAIVDQLRRLFARGVPVVAYNAPYDFSLLDREARRHGIEPLDSPGPIIDPLVIDRAVDKFRPGKRTLTVTADHYGIVLTDAHDAGADAIAAGRLAQALVRRHTEHLAIDAAELHRKQIGWCREQAADFQEYMRRVRDPDFTASGDWPLR; encoded by the coding sequence ATGAGCTGGGACCACGAACTCGGTGTGTTCGATCTGGAGACCACGGGCGTGGACGTGGAGACCGCGCGCGTCGTCACGGCGCACATCGGTCTGCTCGATGAGCACGGCGAGATCGTCCACGGCCGCTACTGGCTGCTCGACCCCGGGGTGGAGATCCCCGCCGAGGCATCCGCCGTCCACGGCATCAGCACCGAGCTGGCGCGTGAGAAGGGAATGGACGCCGCTGGCGGCATCGCGGCGATCGTGGATCAGCTGCGCCGGCTCTTCGCCCGCGGCGTCCCCGTCGTCGCCTACAACGCACCCTACGATTTCAGTCTCCTCGACCGCGAGGCCCGGCGTCACGGAATCGAGCCGCTCGACTCCCCCGGCCCCATCATCGACCCGCTGGTCATCGACCGCGCCGTCGACAAGTTCCGGCCCGGCAAGCGCACTCTCACCGTCACCGCGGACCACTACGGCATCGTCCTCACCGACGCCCACGACGCGGGAGCGGACGCCATCGCGGCCGGCCGCCTGGCACAGGCGCTCGTACGGCGGCACACCGAGCATCTGGCGATCGACGCGGCCGAGCTGCACCGGAAGCAGATCGGCTGGTGCCGGGAGCAGGCGGCGGATTTTCAGGAGTACATGCGCCGGGTGCGCGATCCGGACTTCACCGCGTCGGGAGACTGGCCGCTGCGCTGA
- a CDS encoding type B 50S ribosomal protein L31 — translation MKTGIHPDYAPVVFRDLASGATFLTRSTVSSQKTIEWEDGNTYPVIDVEISSESHLFYTGKQRILDSAGRVEKFNTRYKNFGK, via the coding sequence ATGAAGACTGGCATCCACCCCGACTACGCCCCCGTGGTTTTCCGCGACCTGGCCTCGGGCGCGACCTTCCTCACCCGTTCGACCGTCTCCAGCCAGAAGACGATCGAGTGGGAGGACGGCAACACCTACCCGGTCATCGACGTCGAGATCTCCTCCGAGTCGCACCTGTTCTACACCGGTAAGCAGCGCATCCTCGACTCCGCCGGCCGGGTCGAGAAATTCAACACCCGCTACAAGAACTTCGGCAAATAA
- a CDS encoding TrmH family RNA methyltransferase, whose protein sequence is MQIHRVTDLHADGLADYYRLTDVALRRVSEPEGGLYIAESTKVIARALAAGHRPRSVLLQERWLPDVEPLLAPFPEVPVFVGEAAALQTLTGYHLHRGALAAMHRPALPDPVGLLRDARRIVVLEDIVDHTNVGAIFRSVAGLGADAVLVSPRCADPLYRRSVRVSMGTVLQVPWTRIPEWDEAAPLLRDAGFEIAALALADEAVALDEYAAVPPERVAMVLGSEGDGLSRRALAAADRLVAIPMLHGVDSLNVASASAVALWALRARSQDRGADGA, encoded by the coding sequence GTGCAGATCCACCGTGTCACCGACCTCCATGCCGACGGCTTGGCCGACTACTATCGCCTGACCGATGTGGCCCTCCGTCGGGTCAGCGAACCCGAGGGCGGTCTCTACATCGCCGAATCGACGAAAGTCATCGCCCGCGCCCTGGCCGCCGGCCACCGCCCGCGCTCGGTTCTGCTCCAGGAGCGGTGGCTGCCCGATGTGGAGCCGCTGCTCGCGCCGTTTCCGGAGGTGCCGGTCTTCGTGGGCGAGGCGGCGGCGCTGCAGACACTCACCGGCTACCACCTCCACCGCGGGGCGCTGGCGGCCATGCACCGTCCGGCCTTGCCGGACCCGGTGGGGCTGCTGAGGGACGCGCGGCGGATCGTGGTGCTGGAGGACATCGTCGACCACACGAACGTCGGGGCGATCTTCCGCAGTGTCGCAGGGCTCGGAGCCGATGCTGTGCTCGTCAGCCCGCGCTGCGCCGATCCGCTCTATCGGCGGAGTGTGCGGGTCAGCATGGGCACGGTGCTGCAAGTTCCGTGGACGCGCATCCCCGAGTGGGACGAAGCGGCGCCGCTCCTGCGCGACGCCGGTTTCGAGATCGCGGCGCTGGCGCTGGCGGACGAGGCCGTCGCACTGGACGAGTACGCCGCGGTCCCTCCCGAACGGGTGGCGATGGTGCTGGGCTCGGAGGGCGACGGGTTGAGCCGGAGAGCGCTGGCCGCGGCGGATCGCCTCGTCGCCATCCCGATGCTGCACGGGGTGGATTCGCTCAATGTGGCCTCGGCCAGCGCGGTGGCGCTGTGGGCGCTGCGGGCGCGTTCTCAGGATCGCGGAGCCGACGGCGCCTAG